Proteins from a single region of Chelonia mydas isolate rCheMyd1 unplaced genomic scaffold, rCheMyd1.pri.v2 scaffold_100_arrow_ctg1, whole genome shotgun sequence:
- the SNRNP70 gene encoding U1 small nuclear ribonucleoprotein 70 kDa, translating into MTQFLPPNLLALFAPRDPIPYLPPLEKLPHEKHHNQPYCGIAPYIREFEDPRDAPPPTRAETREERMERKRREKIERRQQEVENELKMWDPHNDPNAQGDAFKTLFVARVNYDTTESKLRREFEVYGPIKRIYMVYSKRSGKPRGYAFIEYEHERDMHSAYKHADGKKIDGRRVLVDVERGRTVKGWRPRRLGGGLGGTRRGGADVNIRHSGRDDTSRYDERDRERERDRRDRSRERDKERERRRSRSRERRRRTRSREKEERKRSRERSKDKDKERERKRHSRSRERKRDRDRERDKKEELPEGGDAQAEEVALGELGMDRLELKLEGEDKGRERDRDRERDKERERDRRRSHRDRDKDRDRERDRERRRERDRDREHKRERGERGERGAEKRDERAGQDNGMAEPLEETSQDMFLDQESMQSGDGYMSTENGYLLEPPLE; encoded by the exons ATGACGCagttcctgccccccaacctgctGGCACTCTTTGCCCCCCGAGACCCCATCCCCTACCTGCCTCCTCTGGAGAAGCTGCCTCATGAGAAACACCACAACCAGCCCTACTGCGGCATCGCGCCATACATCCGGGAGTTCGAG gaCCCACGCGATGCCCCTCCACCCACCCGTGCCGAGACCCGCGAGGAGCGCATGGAGCGGAAG AGACGAGAGAAGATTGAGCGGAGGCAGCAGGAGGTAGAGAACGAGCTGAAGATGT GGGATCCACACAACGACCCCAATGCCCAGGGAGATGCCTTCAAAACCCTCTTTGTGGCTAGAGTG AACTACGACACAACAGAATCCAAGCTCAGAAGAGAGTTCGAGGTCTATGGCCCCATCAAACGG ATCTACATGGTGTACAGCAAGCGTTCCGGAAAGCCGCGCGGCTACGCCTTCATAGAGTATGAACACGAGCGAGACATGCACT CGGCATACAAGCACGCAGACGGCAAGAAAATTGACGGCAGGAGGGTGCTGGTGGACGTGGAGAGAGGCCGGACAGTCAAGGGTTGGCGCCCCCGCAGGCTGG GTGGTGGCCTGGGGGGCACCCGGAGGGGCGGTGCAGACGTCAACATCAGGCACTCCGGCCGAGACGACACCTCCAGATATGACGAGCG ggaCCGGGAGCGGGAGCGTGACCGGCGGGACCGGAGCCGGGAGCGGGACAAGGAGCGGGAGCGCCGGCGCAGCCGGTCCAGGGAGCGCCGGCGCCGCACCCGCAGCCGGGAGAAGGAGGAGCGGAAGCGGAGCCGGGAGCGCAGCAAGGACAAGGACAAGGAGCGGGAGCGGAAGCGGCACAGCCGCAGCCGGGAGCGCAAGCGGGACCGGGACCGGGAGCGCGACAAGAAGGAGGAGCTGCCCGAGGGGGGGGACGCCCAGGCCGAGGAGGTGGCGCTGGGCGAGCTGGGCATGGACAGGCTGGAGCTGAAGCTGGAGGGCGAGGacaagggcagggagagggacagggacagggagcgGGACAAGGAGCGGGAGCGGGACCGCCGGCGCAGCCACCGGGACCGCGACAAggacagggacagggagagggacagggagCGCCGGCGGGAGCGCGACCGGGACCGGGAGCACAAGCGGGAGCGGGGCGAGCGGGGCGAGCGCGGGGCCGAGAAGCGGGACGAACGGGCCGGCCAGGACAACGGCATGGCCGAGCCGCTGGAGGAGACCAGCCAGGACATGTTCCTGGACCAGGAGTCCATGCAGTCCGGAGACGGCTACATGTCCACGGAGAACGGGTACCTGCTGGAGCCGCCCCTGGAGTGA
- the LIN7B gene encoding protein lin-7 homolog B, with product MAALSSEPLGLERDVARAVELLERLQRSGELPPHKLQALQRVLQSKFCSAIREVYEQLYDTLEIAGSAEIRAHATAKATVAAFAASEGHAHPRVVELPKTEEGLGFNIMGGKEQNSPIYISRVIPGGVADRHGGLKRGDQLLSVNGVSVEGEQHEKAVELLKAAQGTVKLVVRYTPKVLEEMEARFEKMRTARRRQQHPSYSSLESRG from the exons ATGGCAGCGCTGAGCAGCGAGCCGCTGGGGCTGGAGCGGG ACGTGGCGCGCGCCGTCGAGCTCCTGGAGCGGTTGCAGCGAAGTGGGGAGCTGcccccccacaagctgcaggctttgCAGCGGGTTCTGCAGAGCAAGTTCTGCTCGGCCATCCGCGAG GTCTATGAGCAGCTCTATGACACGCTGGAGATCGCGGGCAGCGCCGAGATCCGGGCCCACGCCACGGCCAAG GCCACGGTGGCGGCGTTCGCGGCGAGCGAGGGTCACGCCCACCCCCGGGTGGTGGAGCTGCCCAAGACGGAGGAGGGGCTTGGCTTTAACATCATGGGGGGCAAGGAGCAGAACTCCCCCATCTACATCTCCCGCGTCATCCCCGGGGGCGTCGCCGACCGGCACGGGGGGCTCAAGCGGGGGGACCAGCTGCTGTCCGTCAACGGCGTG AGCGTGGAGGGGGAGCAGCACGAGAAGGCCGTGGAGCTGCTGAAGGCGGCGCAGGGGACGGTGAAGCTGGTCGTTCGCTACACGCCCAAGGtgctggaggagatggaggcCCGGTTCGAGAAGATGCGCACGGCCCGCCGGCGCCAGCAGCACCCCAGCTACTC GTCTCTGGAGTCGCGGGGATAG